A window of bacterium genomic DNA:
TGCGCTTCCGCCGCAAGGACGGCCACTACGTCTGGATGCATCTGCGCGCGGTCGGCAGCTGGGACGCCGAGGGGCGGCCGCTGAGCCTCGTGGGCTCGTTCACCGACATCACGGCCAAGATGGAGGCCGAGGAGGAGCGCGACCGCCTCTTCAACCTCTCGACGGACATGCTCGCCGTCGGCGGCTTCGACGAGTATCTGCAGCAGATCAACCCGGCGTGGGTGCGGGTGCTCGGCTGGTCGCGCGACGAGCTGATGGGTTCGCCCCTGGTGGAGTTCATCCACGAGGACGATCGCGAGGGTCTGGAGGAGGCGTGGACGGTGCTCCGGCAGGGCACGCCGGTCGAAGGCCTGGAGAACCGCTTCCGCTGCCGCGACGGCTCGTTCCGCTGGCTCTCGTGGGGTTCGTTCCCCTATCCGGACCGACAGCTGGTCTTCTCCGTCGTCCGCGACATCACCTTGCAGAAACAGTCGGAGCACCAGCTGCTCGAATACCAGGACCGCCTGCGCTCGCTCACCAGCCAGCTCAGCCGGGTCGAGGACCGCCAGCGCCGCGAGCTGGCGTCGGCCATCCACGACGGCCTGGCCCAGCAGCTCTTCGGCATCCGCGCCCAGATGGTGCTGTTGAAGTATCCAGACAAGGTCCCCAACCTGCGCGACATCGTGATCCAGATCATCGACATCCTCGACGACACCATGGCCGAGGCGCGCAGCCTGAGCTTCGAGCTCTTCCCGCCGGTGCTGTACGAGGCCGGCCTCGAGGCGGCCCTGGTCTGGCTCTGCCACAACTTCGGCGAACGCACGGGCATCGTCTGCGCCTGCGCCCGCGAGGGGGAGGGCCCCGAGCTGCCCGAGGACATGCGGGCCATGGCGTACCAGTGCGTGCGCGAGCTGATGAACAACGTGAACAAGCACGCCCGGGCCGGCCGCATCGACGTGACGCTGAACTACGTCGACCGGTTCCTGACGATCCTGGTCGAGGACGACGGCGCGGGCTTCGACCCGAACCGTCAGGAGCGGCCGCAGGAGGCGGAGAGATCGACCAGCGGGTTCGGCCTGTTCAGCATCCGCGAGCGGCTGCGTTCCGTTTCCGGACGCATGCTCGTCGACTCGAAGCCGGGTCAGGGGGCCCGCATCTTCCTCAGCTTCCCGCAGCCGGGCGAAGGCATGTCCGATGAACCCGTCGCTGCCGAGCACTTCAATCCCAGGCCGCATTTCGGCGATGGGTGAGCTGTACGCCCTGGCCGCCGCCGTGGTCTGGAGCTGCGCGGTCATCCTCTTCCGGCGCTCGGGCGAGACGGTGGCGCCCCTGGCCATGAACCTGTTCCGCGTCGCCGTCTCCGGCGCCCTGTTCCTCGTGCTGCTGGCGGTCACCCGCCGGCCCCTGTGGGGGGTGGCCCCCCTGGGCGACTACCTCATCCTCATGGCCAGCGGCATCATCGCCATCGCCATCAGCGACACCCTCTTCCACATGGCCCTGAACCGGGTCGGGGCGGGCATCAACGCCATCATCGACACCCTCTACTCGCCCTTCGTCATGCTGTGCGCGTGGCTCATGCTGGGCGAGACGATCCGGCCGCTCCAGATGGGGGGCATGGTGCTGGTCATCAGCGCCGTGCTCGTGGCGAGCCGGGCCCGCCCGCCGGCCGGGGCTTCGCGACAGACCCTGGTCGCCGGCATGCTGTTCGGCGTGGGAGCCATGGCGACGATCGCCTTCGGCATCGTGCTCGCCAAGCCGGTGCTGCAGCGGTCGGACGTCGTCTGGGCCACCGCCGTGCGGCAGTTCGGCAGCCTGCTGGTCCTGGTGCCCGCGGCGCTCATCGATCCGCGCCGCAAACGCCTGTGGCGGGTCTTCCGACCGGGGCCGGAGTGGCGCTTCACCCTGCCGGGCACCCTGCTGGGCTCGTTCATCGCCCTGATGTTCTGGATCGCCGGCATGAAGCACACCACGGCGGGGGCCGCCGCGATCCTCAACCAGACGAGCACCCTGTTCATCATCGGCCTCGCGACGGTCTTTCTCGGCGAACCCTTCTCCTGGCGCCGGGGACTGGCCCTCGTGCTCGCTCTCGGGGGCATCCTGCTGGTCGTTTCACCCACCTTATTCTAGAGTCGACAAGAGCTTACAAAATCCTGCGGAATTTCTGGCCATTTACTGAAACACGTGTTATATAACGGGCGTAATGTCAGCCGGCCGCCGGATGCGCCGGCGGCTTCCCCCGAGGTGGAACATGGTCCGCAAACAGGTCTTTTCCCGCGAGGACGTCATCAGGGCCGGCAAGGCCGTGGTGGCCCGCGACGGCATGGGCGCCCTGAGCGCCCGGCGGGTCGCCGACGAACTCGGCGCGTCGACGGCTCCCGTGTACAGCAACTTCGCCAACATGGAGGAGCTCGGCATCGCGGTGCGGCGCGCCGTGACGGAGGAGATCTTCGAGTTCACCACGCGCCGCTTCACCGACGATCCGTTCCTGAACATGGGGGTGGGCGTGCTCGAATTCGCCCGGCAGCAGCCGGGCCTCTACAGCGCCGTGTTCATGCAGGAAGCCACCAAGTGCGAGGCCGGTCCGGAACTGATGGGGCGCCTGGCCGAGCGGATGGCCGGTCTCGCGGGACTGGGCGCGCTCAGCCCGGGCGAGCGGGCCCTGCTGCTGCAGCAGGTGGCCATCTTCACCCACGGCCTGGCCGTGCACATCGTGTCGGGTCTGGCCGAGGACATGTCGTTCGACGACCTGCTCGTGTTCCTCGCCGATGCCGGACGCGCCATGACCGACCGCGCCCTCTCGCGGCCCGCCCGCGAACCCGCCGCCGAAGCGCTCATGGAGCGCCTCGTCAACCGCCAGCAGAAAGAAGACGATCGTGACGAATAGGGAGATCGGGCGCCGCGCACGGCGCCTCGTGGCCGTCCTGGCGGCCGCGGCCCTGGCCCTCGGGGCCGGGTCCGCGGGGGCCCAGACGGACGGCGGGTCGGCGGGGGCCGATCCGGGGACACCGAAGTTCACGCGGGCCGAGCCCCTCGGACCGACCATCGCCGCCCGACCCGGCGCCCCGACCGCCCGCGACCTGGCCGGGTGCGTCGCCGAGGCCCTGGCGGCCAACGACCAGCTCGCGGCCGAGCGACTGCGACGGGCCGAACTGGACGGCCAGATGAAGCAGGCCCTGTCGACGGGGCTGCCGACTCTCGACCTCGTCGGCGACTGGACCCGCGGCCGCGATCCGAGCTTCGCCCTGAACCCGAACTTCGGGGGCGGCGGCGACGGCGGCCTGGGCACCGTGCCGGGAGCCGATCCCTGGTTCGACCAGTGGCTGGCCGGCTTCGGCTCGTTCATCCCGGCGCCGGGCGACATCGCCCCGCAGAGCTACTGGCGGGCCAACGCGAACCTGAACTGGACCATCAACCCGGTGCAGATCCTCGGCGCCGTGGGCGCCGCGAGGCTCGGCATCGACCAGCAGGCCCTGCAGGTCGAAGCCCTCGAGCAGGACACCGCCGACCGCACCCTGGCCGCCTACTACTCCATCGTCAAGGCGGCGGCCCGCATCCGGGCCGTCGAGGCCGAGCTGGCCAACCAGAGCGAGCTCGTGGAGATCATGAAGATGCGCTACGAGCTGGGCATGGCCACGCGTCTGGACACGCTGCAGGCGGCCGTGACGCGGGCCAACATCCTGCCGCGGCTGAGCATCGCCCAGGCCACCCTGCGCAACGAGGGCAGCCGCCTGAACGCCCTGATGGGCCGGCGGCCGGAGGAGCCGCTGACCATCGCCAACGCCTTCGACGTCGAGACCACGCCCATCGTCGACGGGACGGCGCTGCAGCTCGCCCAGCAGCGCCCCGATCTCGCCGCCGACGGGCTCTTCATCGACATCCTGCACAAGGACCGGCAGGCCACCATCGCCGACAACCGGCCCTACGTGACCATCTTCGGTTCCTACGGCTACATCGGCACCGAGGTGGACAACGTCTTCGACGAGGGGCACGACAGCTGGACCGTCTCGGCGGCGCTGAACGTCCCGATCTTCGACGGCCTGAACACGAGCGGGCGCGTGGCCGAGTCCAACGCGCGGATCCGGCGGGCCGAGGTGCAGCTCACCGGCCGGCGCCGGGAGGTGCAGGTCGAGGTGCTGGAGATCCTGGCCAACCTGCGCATGGCGCGCCAGGTGCTCGCGGCGGTGCGGCTGAACCGGGACCGCAGCGAGGAGGTGCTCGAGGAGAACCTCCTGATGCTGCAGCTCGGCAAGGCCAACTACCTGGACGTGCTCGTCTCGGAATCGAACCGGGCCGAGGCCCACAGCAACGTCATCGACGCCACGTACGAGGTGCTCGTGCTCACGTCGAACCTGAAACGCGCCGTCGGCTACAGCCCGCTGCTGCCGCTGTCGGCGATTCCGAATCTTACGGGGGAGGGTTCCCGATGAAGGTCCTGATGTTCCGCCGCGCGGCGCTGCTGCTGCCGGCCCTCCTGTGGCTCCTGTCCGCGGCCGGTTGCGAGAAGCCGGCGCCCGCGGAGGCGAGCCGCGAGGTTCCGCGCAACGTGCGCGTGCTGGCGATCTCGCAGGAGACGATCAACGAGTACTTCGAGATCAGCGGGCCGGTGCTGCCGGTCGAGGGCGCCGACCTGAGCGCCCAGGAGAACGGTCCGGTGGTGGCCCTGCCCGTGGCCAAGGGCGACGCGGTGGCGGCCGGGCAGGTCATCGTCGAGCAGGAGCGCAAGATCCTCGCGGCCGAGAAGGACGCCGCCGCCGCGGCGCTGGCCACGCAGGCCTACAACGTGGACAAGGTGCGCCAGCTCTTCGCGGCCGGCAAGGTGAGCCGCATCGAGCTGCTCACGGCCGAGAGCCAGCACGCCGAGGCCGCCAGCCGCGCCGCGGTGGCCTCCGAGCGCTACCATCGGGCCGGCATCAGCGCGCCCTTCGCCGGGGTGGTCGTCGACCGCTACGTCGAGCTCGGCCAGATGGTCATGGCCGGCATGCCGGTCGTCCGCGTCATCGACCCCTACACGCTGAAGCTCGAAGCCTACCTCACCGAGGAGCAGGTGCGCTGGGTGCGCGAGGGCGACGGCGCCTCGGTGCTGCTGGGCCGCGAACCGGAGCCGGTTTCCGGCGCGGTGTCGTGGGTCGGCTTCGAGGCCGACCGCCGCACCGGCAAGTTCAAGGTCGAGATCCACATCCCCAATCCCGGGCTGACCCTGCGCAGCGGCGTGATCGGCCGCGCGCGGCTGGACAAGAGCGTTTCGCGCGACGTTATCGCGATCCCGCGCGACGCCGTCGTGATGTCGCAGGGCGCGCCTTCCGCCTATGTGGTGGTCGACGACCGGGCCCAGCGGCGCGAGCTCGAACTGGGCGCCTCCCAGGGCCTGATGGTCGTCGTGGACGCGGGCCTGGCCCTCGGCGACCGGCTGGTGGTGCGGGGGCAGCGCGAGCTGCGCGACGGCAGCCTCGTGGCGGTGACCGAGACCGCGGCGCGGGCCGACGGCTCGCTCGACGCCGACCCGGTCAAGGTGACGGGGGCGGAGATCGGGACGCGCGTGCCGGGCGCCGGCAACGCGGCTCCGGTCGAGCCGGAGGGCGGCCGATGAAGCTCACGAACGGCGCCATCAGGCGCTATCCGATGATCTTCGCCTTCATGTTCATCATCGTGATCCTGGGGACGAAGAGCTACCTCACGCTCCCGCGCGAGTCGTCGCCCGACGTGAAGATCCCCTTCGTGATGGTGCTCGCGCCCTACGCGGGGACCAGCCCGGAGGACATGGAGAGCCTCGTCACGCGCAAGCTCGAGCAGCAGCTCAAGGGCGTGGAGGACCTCAAGGAGATGACCAGCTCGTCGTCGTACGGCATGTCGGTCATCACCATGGAGTTCGAATCGCGGGTCGACATGAGCGACGCCCTGCAGTCGGTGCGCGACCGGGTCGAACTGGCCAAGCCCGACCTGCCCGAGGACCCGCGCAACGACCTCGTGGTGCAGGAGATCAGCAGCTCCGATGCGTTCCCCGTGATGCAGGTGAACCTCTACGGGGACATCGACCTGTTCCGGCTGAAGAAGGCGGGCGAGGATCTCCAGGAGGAGCTCGAGCAGATCAAGGGCGTCCTCGGCGTCGACCTCGTCGGCGGCATCGAGAACGAGGTGCAGGTCGAGGTCGACCCCGAGAAGCTGGCCTACTACGACCTGGGTCTCGTCGACGTGCAGGACGCCATCGCCCTGCAGAACATGACCATCCCGGGCGGCAAGCTCGGGCTCGGCGTTTACGACTACCAGGTGCGCGTGCCGGGCGAGGTGGAGGCCGTGGAGCAGATCCTCGACTTCATCCTGAACCCGGGGATCGAACCGCCGGTCTACGTGCGCGACGTGGCGAGCGTCAGGTTCGGCATCAAGGACCGCGAGACGATCAGCCGGGTGAACGGCCGCGACGCCGTGACGCTGGTGGTCAAGAAGCGGAGCGGCGAGAACCTGATCACCATCGCCGAGGAGGTGAAGGCGACCCTCGCGCGGCTCGGCCCCACCTTCCCGAGCGGCACCGAGGTCTCGATCGTCGCCGACCAGTCCCTGCAGATCAAGCGCATGGTCCGCGAGCTGGAGAACAACATCCTCAGCGGCCTGGTGCTCGTCGTGGTCGTGCTGCTGGCGTTCTTCGGCGTGCGCAACGCGCTCTTCGTGGGCATCGCCATCCCGTTCTCCATGCTGATCACGTTCGTCGTGCTCTCGCTGCTGGGCATCACCCTGAACATGGTGGTGCTGTTCAGCCTGATCCTCGCCCTGGGCATGCTGGTCGACAACGCCATCGTGATCGTGGAGAACATCTACCGGCACCGCGGCAAGGGGAAGGACAACATCGAGGCCTCGGAGGTGGGCACCGGCCAGGTGGCGGGCGCCGTGATCGCCTCGACCCTGACCACGGTGTGCGCCTTCGGCCCGGTCGTGTTCTGGCCCGGGATCATGGGCGAGTTCATGAAGTACCTGCCCATCACCGTCATCATCACCCTGCTGGCCTCGCTGCTGGTGGCCCTGATCTTCAATCCGGTGCTCTGCTCGCGGTTCATGGGCGTGCCGCGCACCGAGGCCGACAGCCGCCTCGTGGGCGACCGGCTCATCGCCTTCGGCCTGCGCACCTACGAGCCGGTGCTGCGCTGGTCGCTGGACCACCGCCTGCTGGTCATGGTCGGCATGAACGTGCTCTTCGTGGTGATGTTCGTGGCCTTCGGGCGCTTCAATGCCGGCGTGGAGCTCTTTCCGGACATCGAGCCCCAGTACGCCAACGTGAACATCGACGCCCCGAGCGGCACGCGCATCGAGCAGACCGACGCCTACGCCGCCGAGATCGAGCAGTACGTGAAGGACCTGCCCGACCTCGTGGCGTACAACACGTCGGTGGGCACGCCCATCGATCCCCAGACCGCCGGCGGGACCCTGCCTTCCCACCAGGGGACCATCACCATGGAGTTCCCCGAGATGGCCGAGCGGACGACCTCGTCGCGGAAGTCGCTCGAGGACCTGCGCGGCAAGCTGAAGGACTTCACCGGCGCCAACCTGACGGTGGTGAAGATGGAGGAGGGCCCGCCGACCGGGAAGCCCGTCAACATCGAGATCTCCGGCGACGATTTCGACACCCTCGGCGAGATCGCCGGCGAGGTGCGTGAGCGGGTCCGGAACCTGGCCGGGCTGGTGGACATCACCGACAACTACGACCACGCCCTGCCGGAGCTGATGGTCGTGCCGGACATCGACAAGGCCGGACGCTTCGGGCTGCGCACCTTCGACATCGCGGGCACCGTGCGCACGGCGCTGCACGGCAGCGAGACGGCCAAGTACCGGGTGGGCGAGGACGAGTACGACATCGTCGTGCGCTACGACCAGCCCTTCCGCGGGAAGGTCGAGGATCTCGAGAACACCACGGTGTTCTACGAGGGCCAGAACATCCCCATTTCGGCCTTCGCCAGCGTGGAGTTCGGCACGGGGCTGGCCGCGGTGTACCGCATCGACGCCCGGCGGGTGGTGACGGTGAGCGCCGACGTGGCCGACGGCTACAACGGCAACGCCCTCCTCGCCGAGGTGCAGAGCGAACTCGCGGACATGGATCTGCCCGCGGGCTACACCCTGGACTACACCGGCGAGAGCGAGGACCAGGAGGAGGCCTCGAGCTTCCTGAGCAACGCCTTCCTCGTGGCGGTGCTGCTCATCTTCGTGGTGCTCGTCAGCCAGTTCAGTTCGGTGACGGTGCCGGCGGTGATCCTCTCGAGCGTGGTGCTCTCGCTGATCGGCGTCTTCGGGGGCCTCATGTTCACCCAGACTCCGTTCGGGATCATCATGACCGGTGTCGGCGTCATCTCCCTCGCGGGCATCGTCGTCAACAACGCCATCGTGCTGCTGGACTACATCATCCAGCTCCAGAACCGGGGCATCGCGGAGAAGGAGGCCATCATCCGGGCCGGCACCACGCGGTTCCGCCCGGTGATCCTGACGGCGGTGACGACGATTCTCGGCCTGATCCCCCTGACGACCGGCCTGAGCGTCGATTTCGAGTCGCTGTTCAGCGGCGATTTCGGGCGGGTCGTGGTCATCGGCGGCGAGTCGAGCCAGTGGTGGGGGCCCATGGGCGTCGCCGTCATCTGGGGCCTGGCCGTGGCCACCTTCCTGACCCTGGTCGTGGTGCCCGTCATGTACGCGACGCTGGGCCCGCTGAAGCGGTTCCTGCATCGGGTCCTCGTCGGCTGGTGGCGACCGGCGAGCTGAGACGCGGGGGTCGGGTAAGGGGAAACCGGGGAAGGCCGACGCCTTCCCCGGTTCTTCGGGGGAGCGGGAGGTCCCGCCCACGCTCCCCGCGGCGGTCTAGTCCATCTTGTCCAGCAGGGGGTCCTTCTTGTACCCCAGCGCCTGCCAGTCCAGGCGGCCGCCCTCGCTGTGGCAGTCGAGGCACTGCAAGGCCTTCGCCGCCGGGCGCACCTCGTGGAAGAGGCCCATGTAGCGCTTGGAGTTCACCCACTCGTACTCGACGTGCTCGACGCCGTAGGCGGCGTGGGCGCCCTCCTGCACGGCCTTCTCGATGTCCCCGTCCACGAAGAACTCGTCCACGGCCAGGGGGATCAGCCAGCCCTTCTCCTTCCACAGGGGCAGCACGCCCTCGTGGAGCTTGAAGGCGTTGATCTTGGCCTTCTTGTCCTTCCGCGAGCCCTGGGGCGCCATGATGGTGATGGTGCCGTCGTCGTTGTAGCGGACCTCTTCGCCCATCTTCATCAGCTGGGTGTGGCCGTTGTACCAGGCGTACACCGGCGTCACGTCCTTCCCGAAGGTGATGGTGGCGGAGAACTTGTTGGCGATCTCGTGGTGCTTCGGCGTGGACCAGTCGCGGCGCATGTCCGTCTGGTCCTCCTTGGCGAACTCCGTGATGTGGCACACGGTGCAGTTCACGCGGTCGGTGTGGAAGTCGAGGGCCTTCTTGCCGTGCGGCTTCTCGTCGTGGCAGCTGGTGCAGAAGAGCGGGTTCTCGGGGCTGTCGGTGCCCGAGAGGTCGCTGCCGCGGCCGCGCACGCGGTGGTCGTCGCCGGCGTGGCAGTCGACGCACTGCATGTTGTTGCCCGCGGTGGCCATGTGCACGTCGAAGTCCGGCTCGCAGTCGGCGAGCTCGTACTCGATGTCGCCGCGCTTGAAGTTGGGGCCGCCGCCGGCGCCGCTGTGGCAGCGCAGGCACATGTCCCGCTCGGGCAGGGTGATGCGCTTGGCGACCGAATCCATGCCCTTCTGGTTCTTCCACAGGATCGGCTTCCACTCCCAGGCCCCGGTCTCGTCCTGGTAGAGGTCGCGCCGGTACCCCTTGGCGTGGCAGATCAGGCAGTCGATGTTCTCGAGCTGCTCGCGGGAAAGCTGCGCGGAAGGCTGCTTGCCGAGACCCGCGTGGCACTTCGAACAGCCCTGCGCGATGATCTTGCCCTCGACGTTCACGGCGTTGCCGATCCAGCTCGCGAGGGGATTCGTGCAGAAGTCGTTCATGGTGTTCATCTTGCCGAGCATCTCGCCGTCGGCGTTGGTGATGTTCGGCGATTGCCCCTGCCACTGGTAGTGCTGGCTGTGGAAGAAGCTGGTGGCCTCCGCCTCATGGCACTCCAGGCAGGTTCCCGTGCCCTCGTAGTGCTCGAAGTAGTCGTCCTGGTGGCTGTAGGTCCGCTTCGGCGCCTTGTCCGCGGCGGTGGCCGGGAGAACCCCGGCCACCGTCAGCGTCGCGGCGAACACCAGCACCATCAGGATGGTCGTGGTCTTCCGCATCGGATCGCTCCTTTAGAATCGGGCGCTGAAGCCCAGCGAGAGCTTGTGCGCCGTCTTGTAGGTCGGGAAGCCGAGGATCTGGGCCGTCTCCAGGTCCTTCGGGGCGCCGAGGTGCCAGCCCGAGCCCGAGTAGTCGTAGTCGTAGGTGATGTAGGCCAGCTTCACGACGAACTTGCGCGTGATGCGGTGGGTGACGTAGCCCTCCCACACGGTGCCGCGGGTGTTCGTCTTGGGCGCGATGAGGTCGTCCTGGGCGGGGGCGAAGTTGAACCAGTACTGGCTCCCGTGATTCCACTCGAGGCCGACCTTGGTCTTGTCCTTGTTGAAGTTGTAGCGGGCGCCCAGATAGTACATGGATCCCGTCTGCTCCTCCGCGACCTGGAACGGGTCGGTGAAGAAGCCGCCGAAGGGCGTGGTGGTGGCCGGATCGTCGGGGCGGCTCTTGGACCAGCTGCCGGTGACGAACCAGTCGAAGTCGCCGTTCTTGCCCGCGACCAGGAGGCTGGCCAGGTCGAAGTCGCCCAGGTTCACCGAGGGCGAGTAGCGGGTGACGATGGGGCCGGGCATGGCCTGGCCGGTGACCGGGTTGTTCGGCATGATCACGAAGCCGTTGAACCCGTCGGTCAGGTTGAAGGCGCGCGCGATCGTGGTCTGGACGTGCAGTTCGGGCGTGTCCCAGGCATCGATGTTGAAGCCGAAGAACGAGGCGTCCTTGAGCACGTTGTCGAGGTTCTGGCCGAGGGTGCCGTTGCCGTACTGGCTCTCGTA
This region includes:
- a CDS encoding PAS domain-containing protein, which encodes MELGIALGAVIVIGAVGGLAWHRRLQGRLAALEAELAVQTGEVAELNQRIRRGLEGMGAALWEWRLTDDTIHLSDLFLQITGYGREEFGTSARQFFACFHPDERDEVRGELDDYMARRTVHCSAEVRFRRKDGHYVWMHLRAVGSWDAEGRPLSLVGSFTDITAKMEAEEERDRLFNLSTDMLAVGGFDEYLQQINPAWVRVLGWSRDELMGSPLVEFIHEDDREGLEEAWTVLRQGTPVEGLENRFRCRDGSFRWLSWGSFPYPDRQLVFSVVRDITLQKQSEHQLLEYQDRLRSLTSQLSRVEDRQRRELASAIHDGLAQQLFGIRAQMVLLKYPDKVPNLRDIVIQIIDILDDTMAEARSLSFELFPPVLYEAGLEAALVWLCHNFGERTGIVCACAREGEGPELPEDMRAMAYQCVRELMNNVNKHARAGRIDVTLNYVDRFLTILVEDDGAGFDPNRQERPQEAERSTSGFGLFSIRERLRSVSGRMLVDSKPGQGARIFLSFPQPGEGMSDEPVAAEHFNPRPHFGDG
- a CDS encoding DMT family transporter, which translates into the protein MGELYALAAAVVWSCAVILFRRSGETVAPLAMNLFRVAVSGALFLVLLAVTRRPLWGVAPLGDYLILMASGIIAIAISDTLFHMALNRVGAGINAIIDTLYSPFVMLCAWLMLGETIRPLQMGGMVLVISAVLVASRARPPAGASRQTLVAGMLFGVGAMATIAFGIVLAKPVLQRSDVVWATAVRQFGSLLVLVPAALIDPRRKRLWRVFRPGPEWRFTLPGTLLGSFIALMFWIAGMKHTTAGAAAILNQTSTLFIIGLATVFLGEPFSWRRGLALVLALGGILLVVSPTLF
- a CDS encoding TetR family transcriptional regulator, coding for MVRKQVFSREDVIRAGKAVVARDGMGALSARRVADELGASTAPVYSNFANMEELGIAVRRAVTEEIFEFTTRRFTDDPFLNMGVGVLEFARQQPGLYSAVFMQEATKCEAGPELMGRLAERMAGLAGLGALSPGERALLLQQVAIFTHGLAVHIVSGLAEDMSFDDLLVFLADAGRAMTDRALSRPAREPAAEALMERLVNRQQKEDDRDE
- a CDS encoding TolC family protein → MTNREIGRRARRLVAVLAAAALALGAGSAGAQTDGGSAGADPGTPKFTRAEPLGPTIAARPGAPTARDLAGCVAEALAANDQLAAERLRRAELDGQMKQALSTGLPTLDLVGDWTRGRDPSFALNPNFGGGGDGGLGTVPGADPWFDQWLAGFGSFIPAPGDIAPQSYWRANANLNWTINPVQILGAVGAARLGIDQQALQVEALEQDTADRTLAAYYSIVKAAARIRAVEAELANQSELVEIMKMRYELGMATRLDTLQAAVTRANILPRLSIAQATLRNEGSRLNALMGRRPEEPLTIANAFDVETTPIVDGTALQLAQQRPDLAADGLFIDILHKDRQATIADNRPYVTIFGSYGYIGTEVDNVFDEGHDSWTVSAALNVPIFDGLNTSGRVAESNARIRRAEVQLTGRRREVQVEVLEILANLRMARQVLAAVRLNRDRSEEVLEENLLMLQLGKANYLDVLVSESNRAEAHSNVIDATYEVLVLTSNLKRAVGYSPLLPLSAIPNLTGEGSR
- a CDS encoding efflux RND transporter periplasmic adaptor subunit, yielding MKVLMFRRAALLLPALLWLLSAAGCEKPAPAEASREVPRNVRVLAISQETINEYFEISGPVLPVEGADLSAQENGPVVALPVAKGDAVAAGQVIVEQERKILAAEKDAAAAALATQAYNVDKVRQLFAAGKVSRIELLTAESQHAEAASRAAVASERYHRAGISAPFAGVVVDRYVELGQMVMAGMPVVRVIDPYTLKLEAYLTEEQVRWVREGDGASVLLGREPEPVSGAVSWVGFEADRRTGKFKVEIHIPNPGLTLRSGVIGRARLDKSVSRDVIAIPRDAVVMSQGAPSAYVVVDDRAQRRELELGASQGLMVVVDAGLALGDRLVVRGQRELRDGSLVAVTETAARADGSLDADPVKVTGAEIGTRVPGAGNAAPVEPEGGR
- a CDS encoding efflux RND transporter permease subunit, with protein sequence MKLTNGAIRRYPMIFAFMFIIVILGTKSYLTLPRESSPDVKIPFVMVLAPYAGTSPEDMESLVTRKLEQQLKGVEDLKEMTSSSSYGMSVITMEFESRVDMSDALQSVRDRVELAKPDLPEDPRNDLVVQEISSSDAFPVMQVNLYGDIDLFRLKKAGEDLQEELEQIKGVLGVDLVGGIENEVQVEVDPEKLAYYDLGLVDVQDAIALQNMTIPGGKLGLGVYDYQVRVPGEVEAVEQILDFILNPGIEPPVYVRDVASVRFGIKDRETISRVNGRDAVTLVVKKRSGENLITIAEEVKATLARLGPTFPSGTEVSIVADQSLQIKRMVRELENNILSGLVLVVVVLLAFFGVRNALFVGIAIPFSMLITFVVLSLLGITLNMVVLFSLILALGMLVDNAIVIVENIYRHRGKGKDNIEASEVGTGQVAGAVIASTLTTVCAFGPVVFWPGIMGEFMKYLPITVIITLLASLLVALIFNPVLCSRFMGVPRTEADSRLVGDRLIAFGLRTYEPVLRWSLDHRLLVMVGMNVLFVVMFVAFGRFNAGVELFPDIEPQYANVNIDAPSGTRIEQTDAYAAEIEQYVKDLPDLVAYNTSVGTPIDPQTAGGTLPSHQGTITMEFPEMAERTTSSRKSLEDLRGKLKDFTGANLTVVKMEEGPPTGKPVNIEISGDDFDTLGEIAGEVRERVRNLAGLVDITDNYDHALPELMVVPDIDKAGRFGLRTFDIAGTVRTALHGSETAKYRVGEDEYDIVVRYDQPFRGKVEDLENTTVFYEGQNIPISAFASVEFGTGLAAVYRIDARRVVTVSADVADGYNGNALLAEVQSELADMDLPAGYTLDYTGESEDQEEASSFLSNAFLVAVLLIFVVLVSQFSSVTVPAVILSSVVLSLIGVFGGLMFTQTPFGIIMTGVGVISLAGIVVNNAIVLLDYIIQLQNRGIAEKEAIIRAGTTRFRPVILTAVTTILGLIPLTTGLSVDFESLFSGDFGRVVVIGGESSQWWGPMGVAVIWGLAVATFLTLVVVPVMYATLGPLKRFLHRVLVGWWRPAS